Part of the Henckelia pumila isolate YLH828 chromosome 2, ASM3356847v2, whole genome shotgun sequence genome is shown below.
atacaaacaTACCTCATAGAAGGTTTTATACAGTTTGgtttttacataatcaaaatAGAATCAAGTTTGTGTAAAAATCTTTTGTCCAAAAAAAATTGTGTAAAAGTTAGGGGTGGAACAGGGTCGGGATCCGTCCCGTAAATCCCCTATCCAACTCTCGTCccgaaaaaaatcgaaaaacttAACATTTCGAGACTCGATTATTTgggatcccgtcgggtaggGAGAAAAAAtccagatttttttttatgttcaagatttcgttcaaaaaataaaaaaaatgtgataattttattaaatatactatttagaaacatatatttataaataaaaataaatattcaacttaaaacatataatattaaaatatttcggataatgtttcaaatttttgttaagagaaaaaatgtatcggatgattattaataaaatattcggatacaattactaaataaattttgttaaatagattgtcaaattaatctcttgagttttgttctacatatttgttctaattaaataattataaatatgaattaattaaattattaatttatttttaaaaaaaatacacaaaaataaaatggcatttcgtgattttacaatttgatcgtttcaacaataaaaattatgcgaattaagtccacaattaagtgttatatgagttgaaacctaataatatttaacttattatattaataaaattattaataaaatatattattatattatttcgagATGGGTCAGGAATCCCGTCGGGATAAGATTTTATTCCCGATCCCGCTTccgatattaatcgggatgGGAAAAATCCCAAAAGTTTGGGTCGAAAAAATTtagggttgaaattttttctgGACGAAAATGAGATGAGATTCGGGATGGATCGAGATTTCGAGAATTTTTGTCACATCTAGTAAAAACCAGTCCGCCGTAGAGAGCACGCGCGGAACTTGTGAAGCCCGAGTTTTGAAGCAGGAATTTATCTCAAGCCCAAGTCTAAGGCCAAGACCAAACCCAAGACCAAGACCAAGTTCAAGCCCAATAAAGGAGTGTAATACCTTGATGTCtctttaattaataataattaaaggaAATTCTCACAtttcaataaatattatattgccAGCATAATTTATTCGAGAGCacaatttaattaagttttttaaaaaaataattcagaatttataaatataaagtaTATTGTTAATTTGAGTCTAGAttttttatttctcctattgtataattatataattaattgccAGATTGGAGTTATTTAGGCAGAGATGCACgttcaacaaaataaaaccatACATTGAACTTGAGGACGAAGTTTATTTTCAAATATGGTCCATTAAGAAAAGTaccatataattaattattccgTGTGTAAGTTAGGAGCTCAAGGAAAATAATTTATTGAGTATATTAATTTTGGAGCTGGATACGgctgaaaaaataaattcaatatagTTTATGTAAATTTTATCtcgcatatttttatttaattttttataattttttaaaatataaaatagacctttaaaaatataatgaatGATATCTATTCGGTGCTATGCCAAATAGTCAATGATAATAATTTGGGAAAAGGAAGTGATGGTTGAATTAGGATTTGCCGACTTAATCCGGAAGATTTATACATTATTGTCCACATTAATTTCACTATTTGAGTGATAATCATAATATCGTTGCCGTTCAATTAAAAGCACTAAGCCAATCAAGGGTCTCgcgtattatttatttatactttttgaaaaatgatattataattTGGCCAAAAAAGGATATTATAATTTTATCGATGATGACTAATTAATACAAGtctcttaaataatatattaggCCCCCCCACCAAATTAAAATGCCCCATTATTGAACTTGAATTCATCACCATTTGTTTAGAACCTTGATTTGGAGTTTCAATAGTTAAGAGTACGATGTTTTTCAAAACATGTAAGATTAAATCACAAAAGGTATGTACATAAATTACAATgaaaataacaaattttttCGCGTGACAAATGTTGAGGTGTTATCTTTTTATAAGAAACGCTATTAATTTTATGTTAGTATAAGGATAATACCCTGATTATGAAtccaattgtacaaaaaatgaTTTTGAGATTAAAATCCATAAAAATACACGTGTCTCacataatcaaattaaaattgtaatatttgatataatataaaataatataaaagaaTTAGCCTTGTATTAACATATCATCAACCATGATTGCAATTGGGAAAGATTCTACccaatttgttttattttatttttatttatccactaaatcataaaatataatatcgaTAGAATCTTGGATTTTGGCTTTATATCTCTTTTTTAACGATGTCCCAGCACTCGTTTATCGATTTGGCACAGCGCTAATCAGTCCGGCGTGATTTGGAAGGTTTAGCTGTGTGGGactatttcaaaaatttattcaagagactttttatttataattaagtaatatatttattataaaaaacaaTACTTTTCATGGATCGCATCAAATAAGATATTCATATAACAAAATTGATATGTGAAATCGTTttatattagtttttattttgaaaagaatctttatttttttcttctctATAGTACAAATTCGACCTTctgtatatataaacaaaaagtTTTGGAGTAGAACATGCCCCATGTGGAATTTATTTGTCCTTTATGCGAATGAATGATCGTTAAAACTAGTAGTTATCAGTATTATCACTATATCGATGAGTTTCTTTTATAAAGATTAATTACTTTGTTGTCTAatagatttatttttattttattttattttttgctcATTGAATAAGATGTATCGAAATTAAAATGGAAAGGCAACTTTTctacaatcccatttaatcaattattattgctaaaaCGAACTCTTGAGATCCTTCTTCCTTCCCATATTTTATGTTCtctttaatatattttattatatgcgTTTGGTATTTTATACGTGGATTTACGGTTGAGTTTTTGATATACCGTATTcaaaatattgatatgaaaaaaattcataccgatgccgatatcaaaattttgaaattttggtatggaaaaaattcATACTAATAACGTACAAATatcgaaaaaaattttaatataccaaaaaaatgtttatatatCGAAAAACATTCGATACGTTATAGAGAAAAATTGATATTTTGGTTCGGTGTATCTGTCCTACGCGATTGCTGTCTTTATAGAgaatatataaatatgaaatattcatagaataatataataaagattgataatatataaaatataaactaAAATTGAAAATCACTAGGATGCCAGAGGTGAGACAAATGTTCGGCCTGGATTCTCAGCCCAATATCAACATATGAAAGAGTCAATGGTGCCATATGATATTTCcatattattttattagaaAATTTAGCTTTTGACATTTTTGCACAAGTGTCATTTTCtatatttgattattttctCGAAGTTTGATGCTAACACTCATCTATGCAtatcataaaattaatattcataatattattttttaaataaagtaaTATCGACGTGGGGCGTACAATTTAACATAATTTGACAaattgtttccatttcttttGATTAAACAAATACTTAACAAACAGAGATACATGGTAAAATATAAgaaatataaatatgtataaAAATTTAGATTacctttttttaaacaaaaaataagaTTAATGTAATATCAGACGTGTTATATCATATTAAATAGCTAAAAGTGTCAAAATAAGTTAGACTATACAAAATAGGTGAATTGAATTGACAATTTTTTAACTCATCAATccgttttgacacctctagACATAGCAGACAATTATATAATAGGCTtactaaaaaaaatctaataagcatgagattatacatATACTAATATTCtcctaaaatatatatttaaatatattatatataaatataataattaaaatctcaagaattaaataaaaagataTCAATAGTGTGCCAACACGAAGTAGGGGCAATACAATCTGTACAAATCGTCCAGCTCTTGTTCGATTTCGAGCGACAATTACCTTACTACAGCcaacattatttaattttactccCTCTCCCCAAATCCATTCTCACTCCGTTTTCTGCCAAGACTTAGCAGATCACCGAAGTTTCCTCCAGTGATGACTGTGGAAGAAGCCCAGAAAGTGGAGCCGGTGGCTCCGCCTCCCCCGCCGCCGGTAGCGCCGGTTGAAGCCCCGAAAGATGTAGCAGGAGAAAAGGCTGTGGTGCCACCTCCCACCGAAAAGAAACCGGATGATTCCAAGGCTCTTGCCATCGTTGAAAGTAAATAGTCGAACCCACTCTTCTTATCTGTTTGTTTATTTCTTGTATTTTTGAATGTGTATGCTAGTGTAGAGGTATTGAACTCTTTCCCAATTTCTGGGGTGAATCTGACGTTTTTGCATGTAAAGGAATAAAGGGTTTTTCTCTGTTTGTTTGAAAAATTGGATCTTGATCTGTAAATTTGATATGGATTTGAGGTTGCTTCCTAGGATTTCAGTGAAGGAAGAGTGTATTAACAGGAAAATAAACTAATGCAGTGTTTTGTGTTTAGGGAGATTTTGTTATGGGATGGCACTGATTGTTTGTGGCTTCCGAATTTAATTGCTAGTGATGATGTTATTTTGGTGCTTTTGCTGATGAGAATTTGTTTACTCTGTTTCTTTGTTTTAGCCTTTTATACTAACCAAAAAGGATAACATGTAGCTCACACAAGGGGAAAGGAATAAATTCCGAGAAGGTGGCATGTAATCTTGTCATCTTGTGTGTCAATATATCCGGTGGATCGAtttattttgtgatttgaagTTTTACTTAATTGCTACAGTTTCATTTCTTCCATGTTGATGTCCAGAATTACACACTATATTTTTAAACCTACACTTATGCAGCCTGATAATGACCTGATCACCTATTAATTAAGCATATATTtcctaattttttaaattttcttttggtGTATTGCTGAAGAACCAGCTGATGTGAAAGAACACGGGGGATCTGTCGACAGAGGTAGTCGAGACTGAAATAATTTGTCTTTCTTCTTCAAGTTCTTGTGGATTTCGAGAAGTTGATGAATCAAGAAAATGCTTAATTCTTTCACCATATTTCAGATGCAGTATTAGCTCGGGTAGCAACGGAGAAGAGGTTGTCCTTTGTCAGAGCTTGGGAGGAAAGTGAGAAGTCAAAAGCTGAAAACAAGTTCGTGCTTTCTTGAACGCGCAATTTTTTAATCTGTTCAATTcgccattttattttttagcgGTTAGCTTCTCAAAAGTGCATGCACAGCGTTTTAACAACGCAAATGAGGAGGATATTGATGTAGTTCTTATCTACTGAACTATTTATCTACAGAGCTCAGAAGAAACTTTCTGCCATTGGGGTATGGGAGAACTGCAAGAAAGCCAAACTAGAAGCCGAGCTTAAGCAGATTGAGGTAACTAGTTGTATGACTTCGTTAATTCGTATGctttgttattaattttttcaaTCAGTCCATCTGAATTCCTATCATTTTCTCAACCCGTTTTTACCTGTTGTAAATGGAGGATATTGATTCACAAGTATAAGAAATGGATTGAGTtttctttaaaaatttaataaccTTGGATAATACACCATGTATTGCTAACAAACGTGTGTGCTTTCATAAACAAGCTGGCACCTTGTTATAATTTGTTTTGGGGGAAAATAGAGGCTGTGTTTGGTTTCATTTCCGTACAAGATATTCTTAATATATATTAAGAGATGGATCAAATAAGGGATGTGACAACTAGTCGCCGAGaaaatgcattgcatttattttttttcttttgcgtGAATCACCCGAATGTATGGGCGGCCTGCAGGAACAACTAGAGAAAAAGAAAGCAAAATACATAGAAAAGGTGAAAAACAAGGTTGCTTTAATCCACAAGGCAGCAGAAGAAAAACGAGCGACAACCGAAGCCAAACGAGGGGAAGATCTTCTCAAGGCAGAGGAGACTGCGGCAAAATACCGTGCCACTGGAACCGGTCCGAAAAAATTACTGGGGtgtttttgaagatgaaattgtATTTGGAAACGAGGTTCGTGTTCCACATTTT
Proteins encoded:
- the LOC140881711 gene encoding remorin-like isoform X1; the protein is MTVEEAQKVEPVAPPPPPPVAPVEAPKDVAGEKAVVPPPTEKKPDDSKALAIVEKPADVKEHGGSVDRDAVLARVATEKRLSFVRAWEESEKSKAENKAQKKLSAIGVWENCKKAKLEAELKQIEEQLEKKKAKYIEKVKNKVALIHKAAEEKRATTEAKRGEDLLKAEETAAKYRATGTGPKKLLGCF
- the LOC140881711 gene encoding remorin-like isoform X2 gives rise to the protein MTVEEAQKVEPVAPPPPPPVAPVEAPKDVAGEKAVVPPPTEKKPDDSKALAIVETDVKEHGGSVDRDAVLARVATEKRLSFVRAWEESEKSKAENKAQKKLSAIGVWENCKKAKLEAELKQIEEQLEKKKAKYIEKVKNKVALIHKAAEEKRATTEAKRGEDLLKAEETAAKYRATGTGPKKLLGCF